TTACTTCGCCTTCTCCACCCCCTACCTCGCCTTCTCCACCCCCTACCTCGCCTTCTCCTCCCTGTTTGACTTCCCCCCCAGTGAGCATTTACCAACGCGCAAGGGAGCAAATTTACGGGTGCCGCAAGCAGCAGAGCGAGGAAGCGAAGATCCGCTTGACCCTCCCGAAGGCATTCAGCTGGGGGGATCCATTCAGTAACaacaattttgaagaagacGTGGAGGACCAAATGAACTGCGGAAGCTGTTACTCCATTGCTACTCTCTACAGTCTTCATAAAAGATTTGAAATCtggcttttaaaaaaatacaaaaaaaaaatcaccatGCCAAGGTTGTCCTATCAGTCTATCCTGAGTTGTTCCCCATACAACCAGGGATGTGATGGGGGGTTCCCTTTCCTTGTTGGCAAGCAACTTTACGAGTTTGGTATTCCAACGGAAAATTCTTTGCCTTACGGAAACAGTGATTCCATTAAGTGTGAAATGAGTATGGGTTCTTATAACAACATCACCTCTGCAAAATACAAAGAGGaggatcttttttttgcagctgaATATAATTACGTTAGTGGATGTTATGAATGCAGCAATGAGTATGATATGATGaatgaactttttttaaatggacCTATCGTAGTTGCAATAAATGCCACTCCACAGTTACTTAGCTTGTACAAATtagggaaacaaaatgggatcTACAACACTGCTATGCATGAAAACAAAGTGTGTGATGTTCCAAATGAGGGTTTCAACGGATGGCAGCAGACTAACCATGCTGTGACCATTGTTGgttggggggaggaagaaaaagaagaagaacaggaAGGAGGTAACGTCCTTAAGTACTGGGTGGTAAGAAATACTTGGGGCAAGGAGTGGGGCTACAAGGGGTATATCAAATTCCAGCGGGGCGTTAACCTCGCCGGCATCGAGACGCAGGCGGTCTTTCTGGATCCGGACTTATCGCGCGGCCGGGCGGGGAAGATAAGCGGCCAAGGTggcgaagggggagaagttgGCGCGGAAAGTGGCAGTGAAGGTGGCGATGAACGTGGCGGTAAAAGCGGCGATGAACGTGGCGGTGAAGGTGAAGCTGCCATGAGGCCGCCAATCAGGCACACCCCACATGCGCAGCGAGATAACGTGTAATCAGACCAACTGGGCTGGCTAACAACGGGTGCgtcaaaaaggaggaaaaatcgGAGaaacttccccttttttttggtggcACAGAAGAGTGGTCAATGAGATACGCCCCGGTAAAATCTCTCCGATGTAAAGGACAGCTTAAGTGCCTGCCATGTGTTGGGTGCTCCAATAAATACGATCCCACcatgtgaatttttttttttttttttctcccatttgagGACCTTTGTCGAGGTTGCCTTCTCCCCACTGGTGTGTGTCTAAGCCTACGCGTTAAAGTGTATCCCTAAAGTGTGTTGTTGCTATACAGCGAAGCAACTCCCCATGTTGCTTTTGCCCGAATGCCGAAATGGGGTGATGATTATATTTGATGCCTCCCCCTCTACGCATAGCCCTAGGAGCACTCTCCTATGGGAAGCGTAACTTAACTTATTTGTTTTGGGATACCACGTCGTCCTTTAAGTGGTTAAGCGATACGGATAATTTTCTTCGCCAGGGAGCGGTCTCCTTGGCAGAAATGTTGGCGGGTTAATTTGTTCTCCCGTAAATGATACATAggaatggagaaaaaaatttgtaaaaaaaaaaaaaggaaaaaagggatagcCAATAGGGAATACCAAATGAGtcgaattaaattttttttttctgctttaaAAAGGTGCGATTGAATGTggggcgaagaaaaaaaaaaaaaaaataaaataaataatgtcaTCATAGAGGATGTGGTagcgcccttttttttttggggttgctttttttttttttatttttgcgatCGCCCGACGGGTAACTTCAAATCAATCCGTGCAGAGAACAAACGATGAgccattcctttttaaagtggCACATAGAAAGCTCTCCCTGACGtggtaaattttgttaatccttttttgtgtcacTTGGATTTTTTTGCGTTCGGGCATACGAGAAGGATTAGTTTCCAAAAAGGGACCACTCCACTGACAGGGATGCGTACGTGGTAAGTACTCTCGCGTAGGCTTTTGCGCAGAGGATCGTTAAGCCGAGAGAGCAGCATTCGCAGAAGGGGAATGGAATGCAAAGGAGAGATGCGTCAAAAGAGGAGCATCGGATGAGGAGCATCGAATGAGGAGCATCTAAGGAGGAGCATCGAAGGAGGAGCATCGAAAGGATCGCTTCCAGAGAAACGCATCAATCGAAACGCATCAGTCGGGGCGCGCCCCACGTGACTCACCATTTTAGCGCTCCCCTAAAAAATACGGCATTAAATTGGGAGAAGCCGGTTTTACCCCCTGCCGCAGGCAGAGTCTTTCCATTTCAGCTGCGCATTTTGAAGCGCATAAGTTCGGAGCCCCCACTCCAACAGGCATaacaaaagaaacaaatagGGAATAGCCCATCAGGAGGAGATCGAGTAGAAGTACCTTTACCCCTTCTTCTACCGCTTCTCTGTCCCTGTCCCTGTCCGCGCCTGCATCAATTTGTGGGCTGAAAGAAATCGATTTAAGCGCTCTCTGCCCAGGACCTTCCGGCCCCGCGGAAAACGCACACAATACAGTACGACATCCCCCCGCAGTGGTGGtgtaccccctttttgaatCCCCACACAGGGGCCCacatcgcaaaaaaaaaaaaaagtcgagCTACAAAAACGTAATTCCGAAGAGGAGCTACCAGGAAAGAGGGCAAGCCAAAGAGAGGCTACACCTGGGggagttggaaaaaaaagtggactaTGGAAAGAGGagagaaatatataaaaaaaaaaaaaaagaaaatgtgctgaaggaaaaaatcatgAATAGGAACCCCGATGAGTTCCACACAGGTATGGTTCACTCAAGGATAGCAGATGGTACcaacgaattaaaaaaagaggagaaagtGCTCAGGACAGACGTCGTGTTAAAAAACAAGAGAGACGATCTGAAGGAGCAAACGAATGCattatatagaaaattaaaaaaaataaataaagcgCTGGAAAATTACTACATAAATGTCCCCCTGAGATATCTTTTTAATAACTCCCATGAGCTTTATAACGACAAGGAAGATACCACCACTACTACTACCTATGTGCTGAAggcggaaaagaaaaaactgaaaagcAGAGCTGCCATTCTTCAGCGAAGGTACAGCTCTTTGcttaacttaaaaaataatgtccTTTCACAAATACGAAAAATcgataatatgtatgcaaataCGTACAAGCATGTGGATGGGTATTGTGTCCTTAAGGGTGTTGACGGTGCTCCCCATCGGTTCTTTGCGCCACGCTTGAGATAGGATATCATATGGCTGCCaataaaagggggagggaagaaaaagaagcgtttttttttttgtgtcaccTCCTCAGGGCCAATCCCCTGACTCTACATGTTGcgaacgcttttttttttttgggtgttacgcgataattttttgaatacTCCTATTTTTACGCACGTTTGCTAACCGCTTAGTTTAGGCTGCTTActtggcattttttcattttaacccatttttgtttcaattttttttttttttttgtgtgcttcCTCTCCTGCCCCTTGCGCACCTTCAGTTAGGGTAACACTTTGCGTTACACTACGCgcatggggagaaaaaaaaaaaaaaaaaaaaaaaaaacgaccaCAGATAGGCAGAACTTTCGTTAACACAGTGCATGTAcaatttttgcgaaaattGCGAAGGGGTCCATTTGGTCCCCCTCCCAAACGTTTTGCTCATAAgaagagcaaaaaatttcttcacagCGTTGCCAAGGATGAGGAATGCTGGAGCATACGGGATGTCAAATTGTTTCATAAGAAAAAGGTGGTACTGTCGAAGCTGTTTTGTGCACACACGAATGTACCCCCGCCATGTCGTATGGGAATGGCTCCCTCGTGATAGACTGTCATTTGGCCGCTTAATGAAGGAACCCCGAAAGGGAACCCCCACCACAGCGCAATGAAAATAATCTATGCGTATAAAAAGGAGCACTACGAACTGGAGGTGGACGAGGGGAATGCTGACGATTACGTCATCGAGacgttggaaaaaaattcgaaaaagtGCAGCTGCGATGATTTCCTTTACGACAGTGGGACGCAGGCCGAGTTTCTGAACTTCTGGCAGTTCCACACTGAAAAGGGAACGAATTTTGAACGTGAGAGACCAAATGGTAGCAAAACGCACGTGGCAAGAACTCCCCAGCTGTGTAGCGATGATGAAGGGCAAAACAAATCGCTACTAAAGTATGTCAGCTATTTCGAGAAGGCAGGTTACATCGTCAAAGAGGGAGATATTTATggagcacattttttactttatctAGATGGAGAGCAATATACTCACGCGGTTTACGCTGTGTATGCTGTGC
This genomic stretch from Plasmodium cynomolgi strain B DNA, chromosome 14, whole genome shotgun sequence harbors:
- a CDS encoding U3 small nucleolar RNA-associated protein 11 (putative) codes for the protein GPHRKKKKKSSYKNVIPKRSYQERGQAKERLHLGELEKKVDYGKRREIYKKKKKENVLKEKIMNRNPDEFHTGMVHSRIADGTNELKKEEKVLRTDVVLKNKRDDLKEQTNALYRKLKKINKALENYYINVPLRYLFNNSHELYNDKEDTTTTTTYVLKAEKKKLKSRAAILQRRYSSLLNLKNNVLSQIRKIDNMYANTYKHVDGYCVLKGVDGAPHRFFAPRLR
- a CDS encoding preprocathepsin c precursor (putative) — translated: MKYQLALSFLVLLVRYVEGDLPIHALMGDVAGIWEISQTEELSDKPEHCGGGIPNRNVQNLHPLLENYETFLESNYGELETTSMKLTTEKINLSDKVNPRNNWTYLAVRDVKTNGIVGHWTMVYDEGFEVRVPGRRYFALFKYNRINSKRCPEPIETKDSTDSNCYMTDSTRTLIGWVLHERVHKVHQNDKEKKVFQWGCFHGRKQEDVAVSSFVIHGAHGSRGGTEERGGETLAPKNQLSFAAIKQRSNYTKIRLSTGSPYGVPKTSLMSIYQRAREQIYGCRKQQSEEAKIRLTLPKAFSWGDPFSNNNFEEDVEDQMNCGSCYSIATLYSLHKRFEIWLLKKYKKKITMPRLSYQSILSCSPYNQGCDGGFPFLVGKQLYEFGIPTENSLPYGNSDSIKCEMSMGSYNNITSAKYKEEDLFFAAEYNYVSGCYECSNEYDMMNELFLNGPIVVAINATPQLLSLYKLGKQNGIYNTAMHENKVCDVPNEGFNGWQQTNHAVTIVGWGEEEKEEEQEGGNVLKYWVVRNTWGKEWGYKGYIKFQRGVNLAGIETQAVFLDPDLSRGRAGKISGQGGEGGEVGAESGSEGGDERGGKSGDERGGEGEAAMRPPIRHTPHAQRDNV
- a CDS encoding tRNA intron endonuclease catalytic C-terminal domain containing protein (putative), yielding MKIIYAYKKEHYELEVDEGNADDYVIETLEKNSKKCSCDDFLYDSGTQAEFLNFWQFHTEKGTNFERERPNGSKTHVARTPQLCSDDEGQNKSLLKYVSYFEKAGYIVKEGDIYGAHFLLYLDGEQYTHAVYAVYAVRRDHVIRDLIRMLRVSRSVKKNVILILLTGREAADLSANIVYVKLYSYK